Proteins encoded together in one Prunus dulcis chromosome 3, ALMONDv2, whole genome shotgun sequence window:
- the LOC117623336 gene encoding 60S ribosome subunit biogenesis protein NIP7 homolog — protein sequence MRPLDETETTAVFEKLFKFTGNNLKNIVENPSHEGPDPDSGRYCFRLHKNKVYYVSESLVKRATNIARTQLVSLGTCIGRFTHGGSFHLTVQCLSLVASNAKHKVWLKPTSEMSFLYGNHVLKGGLGRITENIVPGDGVVVFSMSDVPLGFGIAAKSTQDCRKLDPNGIVVLHQTDIGEYLRMEDDL from the coding sequence ATGAGACCTTTAGATGAGACTGAGACCACGGCAGTGTTCGAAAAGCTTTTCAAGTTCACAGGCAACAACCTAAAAAACATAGTCGAGAACCCTTCTCATGAAGGCCCAGACCCGGATTCAGGCCGTTATTGCTTTCGCCTCCACAAGAACAAGGTCTACTATGTTAGCGAATCACTAGTAAAGCGTGCTACAAATATAGCTCGGACTCAGTTAGTCTCTCTGGGCACTTGTATCGGTAGGTTTACTCATGGTGGTAGTTTCCACTTAACAGTTCAGTGCTTGAGTTTAGTGGCCTCAAATGCTAAACACAAGGTCTGGCTCAAACCTACCTCTGAGATGTCGTTCTTGTACGGAAACCATGTCTTGAAAGGTGGTTTGGGGAGGATTACAGAGAATATTGTGCCAGGTGATGGTGTGGTGGTGTTTTCGATGTCAGATGTTCCCTTGGGTTTCGGGATTGCGGCCAAGTCTACTCAGGATTGTAGGAAGTTGGATCCCAATGGAATTGTGGTGCTTCACCAGACAGATATTGGAGAGTACTTGAGGATGGAGgatgatctttga
- the LOC117620614 gene encoding putative UPF0481 protein At3g02645, translated as MSSLQPTFSSKTSTNFNEFQWVIQIQKTLEEELEYDGEIPVSIFNVPKALLASDPDSYIPQEVAIGPYHYLRPELYEMERYKVAAAKRTQKQLQCLKFQDLVEQLKKLEPRIRACYHKYLDFNGDTLGWMMAIAASFFLELLQIYGAKEGRVLARVSSSMSHLVDVSGSKSAHHAILRDLVMLENQIPLFVSRRILELQFTSLEQADDLLLSMLMGLCKELSPFKVVDQDLPKIQVSECAHLLDFLYQMITPKLERRPSEIVEAEDEGESTPHKGSESSDSQNFVKQFLQEVWKLLSKLNKGPVRLLKKLLVSGPVKVFFKLPWTILSNLPGFAMLKQPVSYLFSTQDKEETKPENENSSNSISKPPLIEEITIPSVSDLVKSGVRFVKTKGSLSTISFDPKTVTFYLPATSLDVNTEVILRNLVAYEVSNASGPLVLTRYTELMNGIIDTEEDVKLLREKGIILNRLKSDEEVAKVWNGMSKSIRLTKVPFLDKAIEDVNKYYNGRWKVKMTKFMKVYVFGSWQFLAVLAGLLLLLLMTLQAFCSVYSCSRVFHITTTTT; from the coding sequence atgtcTTCTCTCCAACCAACATTTTCTTCCAAAACCAGTACAAACTTCAATGAGTTTCAATGGGtcattcaaatccaaaaaacaCTTGAGGAAGAGCTTGAGTATGATGGGGAAATCCCTGTCTCCATTTTCAATGTCCCCAAGGCCCTTTTGGCTAGCGATCCAGATTCCTACATCCCTCAAGAAGTTGCAATTGGCCCTTACCACTATTTGCGCCCTGAGCTCTATGAGATGGAGAGgtacaaagtggctgcagctAAAAGGACCCAAAAGCAGCTCCAATGCCTAAAGTTCCAAGACCTTGTTGAGCAATTGAAGAAGCTGGAGCCGCGGATTCGCGCTTGCTACCACAAGTATTTGGATTTCAATGGTGACACTTTAGGTTGGATGATGGCCATTGCTGCATCATTTTTCCTTGAGTTACTCCAAATCTATGGGGCCAAAGAAGGAAGGGTTTTGGCCAGAGTTTCCTCGAGCATGTCACACTTGGTTGACGTTTCAGGGAGCAAGTCAGCTCACCATGCAATTCTTAGGGACTTGGTGATGCTTGAAAACCAAATCCCACTATTTGTGTCCAGAAGAATTTTGGAGTTACAATTCACATCACTGGAACAAGCCGACGACCTTCTGCTTTCGATGCTGATGGGGTTGTGCAAGGAGCTTTCACCATTCAAGGTGGTGGATCAAGACCTGCCAAAGATCCAAGTCTCAGAATGTGCTCACTTGCTAGACTTTTTGTACCAAATGATCACCCCCAAGTTAGAACGTCGACCGTCTGAAATTGTGGAAGCTGAGGATGAAGGAGAGTCCACACCACACAAGGGATCAGAATCTTCTGATAGCCAGAATTTCGTGAAGCAGTTTCTGCAGGAGGTATGGAAGCTGCTGTCGAAACTAAACAAAGGTCCGGTACGTCTTTTGAAAAAACTACTTGTATCTGGTCCTGTTAAAGTGTTTTTTAAATTGCCTTGGACAATCCTCTCCAACCTTCCTGGATTTGCAATGTTGAAACAACCtgtttcttatttattttccacCCAAGACAAAGAAGAAACCAAACCCGAAAATGAGAATTCGAGCAATAGTATTAGTAAACCACCATTGATAGAGGAGATTACCATCCCTTCCGTTTCTGATCTTGTAAAATCCGGAGTccgttttgtgaaaacaaaaggTAGCCTTTCGACCATCTCCTTTGATCCTAAAACAGTCACATTTTACCTCCCTGCTACAAGCCTAGATGTAAATACAGAGGTGATCTTGAGAAACTTGGTAGCATATGAAGTATCAAATGCATCAGGGCCGTTGGTTTTAACCCGTTACACCGAATTAATGAACGGGATCATAGACACTGAGGAGGACGTGAAACTGCTTAGAGAGAAAGGTATAATTTTGAACCGTTTGAAAAGCGATGAAGAAGTAGCCAAGGTTTGGAATGGTATGAGCAAGTCCATTAGATTGACCAAAGTGCCATTCTTGGACAAGGCAATTGAAGATGTGAACAAGTATTACAATGGCAGATGGAAGGTCAAAATGACAAAGTTTATGAAGGTTTATGTTTTTGGTTCCTGGCAATTTCTTGCTGTGCTTGCTGGCTTGTTGCTCTTGCTCTTGATGACATTGCAAGCATTTTGCTCTGTCTATTCCTGCAGTCGCGTATTCCATATCACCACCACTACTACTTAG